From Hyla sarda isolate aHylSar1 chromosome 5, aHylSar1.hap1, whole genome shotgun sequence, a single genomic window includes:
- the LOC130274176 gene encoding uncharacterized protein LOC130274176: MASNVFHYDQDETDRIIARTTLSSDFLQVPSYEFRTRELERESRHLVNLELHCATLTEYLKVHRIPRGLRVKLRPTIFSDKKDYCDFFIQILNKCSNDIMTLTVDFLQKEIKLLQDKVKTIEAQLDTALNPEELTRTKERLTMNLDKHKKDSEKKKRDKFVRDTEDYLQNHVYRWQDPIIGQRPYYSNRGTSQDTYSSSSEGNEAYYGRGRPGGRRRPQRRRGGFGVPNITESTTTTRSQVR, translated from the exons ATGGCTAGTAACGTCTTTCATTATGATCAAGACGAGACCGACAGAATAATAGCAAGGACCACTCTGTCCAGTGATTTTCTTCAAGTTCCATCATATGAATTTCGCACACGCGAACTGGAACGGGAGTCTCGACATCTAGTGAACCTCGAACTCCATTGTGCCACATTAACAGAATATCTGAAAGTTCATAGAATACCACGTGGACTTCGTGTTAAATTGAGACCCACAATCTTCAGCGACAAGAAAGAttattgtgatttttttatacaaattttgAACAAATGTTCAAATGACATCATGACACTTACAGTGGACTTTCTGCAAAAAGAAATTAAGCTGCTACAGGATAAGGTGAAAACCATTGAAGCACAGCTGGATACCGCTCTCAATCCAGAGGAATTGACCAGAACAAAAGAACGATTGACGATGAATCTTGACAAACATAAGAAAGactcagaaaagaagaaaagagacAAATTTGTCCGAGATACCGAGGACTATCTACAGAATCATGTGTACAGATGGCAAGACCCCATCATCGGACAGAGACCCTATTATTCTAATAGAGGAACATCACAAGATACATACTCATCAAGTTCCGAGGGCAATGAAGCCTACTATGGAAGAGGTCGTCCCGGCGGGAGACGCCGCCCACAGAGAAGGAGGGGTGGGTTTGGAGTTCCGAACATAACAGAGAGTACCACGACTACTAGATCACAG gtGCGCTGA